CCAAACTGAAACGTTTTGAAAGTGGCTCACTTCATGTCTTATTTTCAGGTCTACATTGGGACAGTTCGGGTACGCCCTTTATATTTATAGTTTACAATCTGAATATTTTTCAAATTGTTAGAGTTATATGTCAAGAAAAACGAGAGTAAATGCTCCTGGGACTTTACAAAATGTTATTATCTTTTATCCCGATTATTTGAGCAAAGACAAGTCGTGGGTGATGGTCAATAAAAGGTAACGCTTTGTGGTGACAACGCAGTTGAACTTATGTACTAGTGGACGTCCAATCCGCCATCATCGGATTTTTTATTGAGAGGTAGTTATGACAAAATATGTATTGGCAAACTGGAAGGCCCATAAATCCATGTCCGAAGCTGAAGCATGGCTTGAAAAGTTCTGTCAGTTGTATCGTCCCAATCCCCAGGTAGAAGTAATCATCGCCCCAC
This is a stretch of genomic DNA from Pseudomonadota bacterium. It encodes these proteins:
- a CDS encoding triose-phosphate isomerase; its protein translation is MTKYVLANWKAHKSMSEAEAWLEKFCQLYRPNPQVEVIIAP